One genomic window of Arthrobacter sp. KBS0703 includes the following:
- a CDS encoding DUF5956 family protein has translation MWSDVQETAPSAAWAELPENGWGALMGWAAGEENLRRRRTSDAGRTVTGYIERAGEREPFVEPFSSADRDIIDDEIDAFLRDADLPPRPRGYVWMIRIPDGHASPGAFLADVDAVINRTANGTVDPKQLRPIFAQVFRDIYATGN, from the coding sequence ATGTGGAGCGACGTACAGGAGACCGCACCGTCAGCGGCATGGGCAGAGCTGCCAGAGAATGGCTGGGGAGCCCTGATGGGATGGGCAGCAGGCGAAGAGAACCTGCGTCGCCGCCGGACCTCGGACGCCGGCAGGACGGTGACTGGGTACATCGAGAGAGCGGGGGAACGGGAACCCTTTGTCGAGCCCTTTTCATCCGCTGACCGGGACATAATCGATGACGAGATTGATGCCTTTCTCCGTGACGCCGACCTTCCGCCGCGGCCCAGAGGCTACGTCTGGATGATCCGTATACCGGACGGGCATGCATCACCCGGTGCCTTCCTGGCAGACGTGGACGCCGTCATCAACCGGACTGCCAACGGCACTGTCGATCCGAAGCAGCTGCGCCCCATATTCGCGCAGGTTTTCCGTGACATCTACGCCACGGGCAACTAA
- a CDS encoding DUF6884 domain-containing protein — translation MSSKIYTVGLVACASQKLLRPATARELYVSQLFKKASAYAEMRCDRWYVLSAKHGLVRPDEIIEPYDVRLGTNTSPSVRAWAAMVQGQLAAELEGVEDVTLIALAGVQYRTALLHCRWPYEVPMKGLGIGQQLGWLTAKLSANERRLDM, via the coding sequence GTGAGCAGCAAAATCTACACCGTCGGACTGGTCGCCTGCGCGTCCCAGAAGCTCCTGCGTCCGGCAACGGCGCGGGAGTTGTATGTCTCCCAGCTGTTCAAGAAGGCGTCGGCGTACGCGGAGATGAGGTGCGACCGCTGGTATGTTCTGTCCGCCAAACACGGGCTGGTGCGTCCCGACGAAATCATCGAGCCCTACGACGTCAGGCTGGGCACCAACACGTCCCCGTCTGTCCGTGCTTGGGCGGCAATGGTCCAGGGGCAGCTCGCGGCGGAACTCGAGGGGGTCGAGGACGTCACGCTCATCGCCTTGGCCGGGGTCCAGTACCGGACGGCGCTGCTGCACTGCCGGTGGCCCTACGAAGTCCCCATGAAGGGCCTCGGCATCGGACAGCAGCTCGGCTGGCTGACTGCAAAGCTCTCCGCCAATGAGCGGCGGCTGGATATGTGA
- a CDS encoding GIY-YIG nuclease family protein produces the protein MAARLPGTPPVEHFGELIRPGKYGHCLTREMYALVNKKSSTRIPEHIMTDELRAYLAPHYEDAELTIRTDEFCRRHREMALENFDLNMAFFAQIPQESFDEALGEMLRKNKRLRPVTDLKTLDGEWGVYVLVLDEYRQAYIGQSSWDMRKRIKAHWTGTKQFDRLLWGGVEESVMSIDSFRALDTTRIFAARTINYDAMEARLVRSVPPDYLLNRIGGGAVTGLRGMFISAEMKRRGLVPAEAPGID, from the coding sequence ATGGCAGCCAGGCTTCCAGGCACGCCCCCTGTCGAGCATTTCGGGGAGCTGATCCGGCCGGGGAAGTACGGGCACTGCCTAACGCGCGAGATGTACGCGCTGGTGAACAAGAAGTCATCGACCCGGATCCCCGAGCACATCATGACCGACGAGCTGAGGGCTTACCTTGCCCCGCATTATGAGGACGCTGAGCTGACGATCCGTACCGACGAGTTCTGCCGTCGCCACCGGGAAATGGCCCTGGAAAACTTCGACCTGAACATGGCCTTCTTCGCGCAGATCCCCCAAGAGTCCTTTGACGAGGCCCTGGGCGAGATGCTCCGTAAGAACAAGCGCCTCCGGCCGGTGACCGATCTGAAGACCCTGGATGGAGAATGGGGCGTCTACGTGTTGGTACTCGACGAGTACCGCCAGGCCTACATCGGGCAGTCGTCGTGGGACATGCGCAAACGCATCAAGGCACACTGGACCGGCACCAAACAGTTCGACCGGCTGCTGTGGGGCGGGGTTGAGGAGTCAGTGATGTCGATCGATTCGTTCCGCGCGCTGGACACCACCCGGATCTTCGCCGCCCGCACCATCAACTACGACGCCATGGAGGCACGGCTCGTCCGCAGCGTCCCGCCCGACTACTTGCTCAACAGGATCGGTGGCGGTGCCGTGACCGGCCTGCGGGGTATGTTCATTTCCGCGGAGATGAAACGGCGGGGACTGGTGCCGGCCGAAGCTCCCGGAATCGACTGA
- a CDS encoding helix-turn-helix domain-containing protein, giving the protein MKVSARRRPSQARTHSPEDAAQSGGASLDVRLAALHLTFTAEDLIEALEDMQRNDSGADLPARDEAFWRAHSGIAPMPHAVARGSANNAAAQLLMDSSSLTAAEVAKKLHLSVSTVRRYGAQRKLYFYTAWGQLAFPIWQFTETGTRTLPGLERILSTLPADLHPQSVAGFFATPQQDLTINGEAVTAAVWLEEGGSEEPVLAMARALAAEH; this is encoded by the coding sequence ATGAAGGTGAGCGCACGCAGAAGACCATCGCAGGCCAGAACTCATTCGCCCGAAGATGCAGCACAAAGCGGCGGTGCGAGTCTCGATGTACGCCTGGCCGCCCTGCACCTGACCTTTACAGCGGAAGACCTCATCGAGGCGCTGGAGGACATGCAGCGCAACGACTCGGGTGCGGATCTTCCTGCACGCGACGAAGCCTTCTGGCGCGCCCATTCGGGCATCGCCCCGATGCCCCATGCCGTCGCGCGCGGCTCGGCGAACAACGCTGCAGCCCAGCTTCTCATGGACTCGTCGTCGCTCACGGCCGCCGAGGTTGCTAAGAAGCTGCACCTGTCAGTTTCTACGGTCCGGCGTTACGGGGCACAGCGCAAGCTATACTTCTACACCGCCTGGGGCCAGCTCGCGTTCCCGATTTGGCAGTTCACCGAAACAGGCACGCGGACACTCCCAGGCCTGGAACGAATCCTTTCGACTCTGCCGGCCGACCTGCATCCGCAGTCCGTGGCCGGCTTCTTCGCGACCCCGCAACAGGATTTGACTATTAACGGCGAGGCGGTGACGGCGGCAGTGTGGCTTGAGGAGGGCGGTTCTGAGGAACCTGTACTCGCAATGGCGCGGGCACTAGCTGCCGAGCACTGA
- a CDS encoding helix-turn-helix transcriptional regulator, producing MPADDSSDIHCRLDELLEARGMTLTELSRRVGVSLVNLSVLKNDRAKAIRFSTLTAICDVLDCQVGDLLVTTRAKM from the coding sequence ATGCCAGCAGACGACTCCTCTGACATCCACTGCCGGCTCGATGAGCTCCTGGAAGCGCGCGGCATGACCCTGACCGAGCTGAGCAGGAGGGTCGGGGTGAGCCTGGTGAACCTGTCGGTGCTGAAAAACGACCGCGCCAAGGCCATCAGGTTCTCCACCCTGACGGCGATCTGCGACGTGCTGGACTGCCAGGTCGGCGACCTGCTCGTGACCACCCGCGCCAAGATGTGA
- a CDS encoding IS5 family transposase — protein MPAVPSSVMKPLWTQFEALIPPVIDSHPLGCHRPRVPNRTVFEKLLQVLVLGAAYEKIADSTCSATTLRRRRDEWITAGIFERLEQLCLEAYDRIVGIDFADLAVDGCIVKAPCGGEAAGRSTVMAGGKFGTKRSVLVDGKGIPLGTVVAPANRHDSPLLRPTLERLGRFGFHLPPAITVHLDAGYDSARTRGLLDELGCAGEVAAKGKPAPIQVGKRWVVERTNSWHNRGFKKLAICIERRIRVIDAFIALANAIITLRRLIREAWTTHRWDTRPAPRP, from the coding sequence GTGCCTGCCGTCCCATCATCCGTCATGAAACCCCTGTGGACCCAATTCGAGGCCTTGATCCCGCCCGTCATCGATAGCCACCCGCTGGGCTGCCACCGGCCTCGGGTGCCGAACCGGACCGTGTTCGAGAAACTGCTCCAGGTCCTCGTCCTCGGGGCTGCGTACGAAAAGATCGCCGATTCCACCTGCTCGGCCACCACGCTGCGCAGGCGCCGGGACGAGTGGATCACCGCCGGAATCTTCGAGCGGCTCGAGCAGCTGTGCCTGGAGGCCTACGACCGCATCGTCGGCATCGACTTCGCGGACCTGGCCGTGGACGGGTGCATCGTCAAGGCCCCCTGCGGCGGCGAAGCCGCGGGCCGGTCCACGGTGATGGCCGGCGGCAAGTTCGGCACCAAGCGCTCGGTGCTGGTCGACGGCAAAGGCATTCCGCTCGGCACGGTGGTCGCGCCGGCGAACCGCCACGACTCGCCGCTGCTGCGGCCCACCCTGGAGCGGCTGGGCCGGTTCGGGTTCCACCTGCCGCCGGCCATCACCGTGCATCTGGACGCCGGCTACGACTCGGCCAGGACGCGCGGCCTGCTCGACGAACTCGGCTGCGCCGGCGAGGTCGCCGCCAAGGGAAAGCCCGCCCCGATCCAGGTCGGCAAGCGCTGGGTCGTCGAACGCACGAACTCCTGGCACAACCGCGGCTTCAAGAAACTCGCCATCTGCATCGAACGGCGCATCCGCGTCATCGACGCGTTCATCGCCCTGGCCAACGCGATCATCACGCTCCGTCGGCTTATCCGCGAGGCCTGGACCACCCACCGGTGGGACACCCGCCCCGCACCCCGTCCCTGA
- a CDS encoding helicase associated domain-containing protein: protein MTNRWEAAPNPEWVLMYRGGLTRGQIAKLVGAARSTVGYHLAAARAADPQLQSAHEAAAALKTAHTATAAGLEHMRELVDFIQSTGRYPSRASTNDSERSLAAWLQRRREEARDGTLALAYRDGLAALPDWQTPPRAEADEAKWHQRLAALTAYRAAGHDWPRHKATTTGVEHDLGVWLHSQRSKLHCGELDEEKVQDLDRTLPGWREGRQRGRKPRAGS, encoded by the coding sequence GTGACGAATCGCTGGGAGGCTGCCCCGAACCCTGAGTGGGTGCTCATGTACCGGGGCGGCCTCACCCGCGGCCAGATCGCCAAGCTGGTGGGTGCCGCCAGGTCAACGGTCGGCTACCACCTGGCAGCAGCAAGGGCAGCCGATCCGCAGCTGCAGTCCGCGCACGAAGCGGCAGCCGCCCTGAAAACAGCGCACACGGCGACGGCAGCCGGACTGGAGCACATGCGCGAGCTCGTGGATTTCATCCAGAGCACGGGCCGCTATCCTTCCCGGGCCAGCACCAACGATTCGGAGCGGTCGTTGGCAGCGTGGTTGCAGCGGCGCCGGGAGGAAGCCCGTGACGGGACCCTGGCCCTGGCTTACCGGGACGGCTTGGCAGCGCTGCCCGACTGGCAGACCCCGCCCCGCGCGGAAGCCGACGAGGCCAAATGGCACCAACGGCTTGCAGCGCTGACCGCCTACCGGGCAGCCGGCCACGACTGGCCACGGCATAAAGCTACAACCACTGGTGTAGAGCACGATCTGGGCGTCTGGCTGCACTCCCAACGGTCCAAGCTGCACTGCGGCGAGCTGGACGAGGAGAAGGTTCAGGACCTGGACCGCACACTCCCTGGCTGGCGGGAGGGCCGGCAACGCGGCAGGAAACCCCGGGCCGGCTCCTAA